From Cloacibacillus sp. An23, the proteins below share one genomic window:
- a CDS encoding YidC/Oxa1 family membrane protein insertase, whose product MGGIWNGAGQLLLSFLEFLYGITNSYGLAIIILTLIVRVALYPLNQKQMVSMQHMQKIQPMLKVIQEKYGHDREKLNQETMRLYKEYKVNPAAGCLPILVQLPILILLFKVLNSYDFSGTSFCGVLLGSSATAGLGQAVGVAPGPDGIYSLFAVLSGIFSNPAGLANAGLYLGNLALLIAISFLTWAQQKLSGAGNNPQMAMMNTIMPIFMAFICLSMPGGVMLYWGLSSLIGIAQQYFVMKKTKAEMAIKPTLHKNKPVSAQRVGDDDDDEE is encoded by the coding sequence TTGGGTGGTATTTGGAATGGGGCAGGCCAGCTCCTTCTTTCTTTCCTTGAGTTCCTGTACGGCATCACAAATTCATACGGATTGGCGATAATCATCCTCACCCTCATCGTCAGGGTGGCGCTCTATCCTCTGAACCAGAAGCAGATGGTCAGTATGCAGCACATGCAGAAGATACAGCCGATGCTCAAGGTTATCCAGGAGAAATACGGTCACGACCGTGAGAAACTGAATCAGGAGACGATGCGCCTCTACAAGGAATATAAGGTGAACCCCGCCGCGGGGTGTCTGCCGATTCTCGTTCAGCTCCCTATACTGATACTTCTTTTCAAGGTTCTTAACTCTTACGATTTTTCAGGTACTTCGTTCTGCGGCGTCCTGCTCGGATCGTCCGCGACGGCGGGGCTCGGCCAGGCCGTCGGCGTCGCTCCCGGCCCGGACGGGATATACAGCCTGTTCGCCGTTCTCTCCGGTATTTTCAGTAATCCGGCCGGGCTCGCCAACGCCGGGCTCTATCTCGGCAACCTCGCGCTGCTTATAGCGATTTCATTCCTCACGTGGGCGCAGCAGAAGCTTTCCGGCGCCGGCAACAACCCGCAGATGGCTATGATGAACACGATCATGCCTATATTCATGGCGTTCATCTGCCTTTCGATGCCTGGCGGCGTAATGCTCTACTGGGGGCTTTCATCTCTGATAGGCATAGCGCAGCAGTATTTCGTCATGAAGAAGACGAAGGCGGAGATGGCTATAAAGCCGACGCTCCATAAGAACAAGCCGGTGAGCGCGCAGCGCGTCGGCGACGATGACGACGACGAGGAATAG